One window from the genome of Deltaproteobacteria bacterium encodes:
- a CDS encoding isochorismatase family protein, whose translation MIDVQEGYRSVLYEYERVAVAVARLVQGAAMLGVPTLVTEQYPKGVGSTVAEVACHVPEGTRVIEKMSMSCCGVEAFVSALARIGRRQVLIAGVETHACVSQTAHDLLAAGYQVHVAHDATSARRREDYEIGWQKMLQAGMVPATVESGLLELVRTAEAPEFKAVQRLIR comes from the coding sequence GTGATCGACGTACAAGAGGGCTATCGGTCCGTCTTGTACGAGTACGAACGCGTCGCGGTCGCGGTGGCGCGTCTCGTGCAGGGTGCGGCCATGCTCGGTGTGCCCACGCTGGTGACCGAGCAGTATCCGAAGGGCGTTGGGTCGACCGTGGCCGAGGTCGCGTGCCACGTTCCGGAGGGCACGCGGGTGATCGAGAAGATGAGTATGAGCTGTTGCGGGGTCGAGGCATTCGTCTCGGCACTCGCGCGGATTGGCCGTCGGCAAGTGCTCATCGCTGGCGTCGAGACGCATGCATGCGTGAGTCAAACCGCCCACGATCTGCTGGCGGCCGGGTATCAGGTGCACGTCGCGCACGACGCGACGTCGGCACGCCGGCGCGAGGACTACGAGATCGGGTGGCAGAAGATGTTGCAGGCGGGCATGGTGCCGGCGACGGTCGAGAGCGGGCTTCTCGAACTCGTTCGCACCGCCGAGGCGCCCGAGTTCAAGGCCGTGCAGCGCTTGATCAGGTAG
- a CDS encoding MBL fold metallo-hydrolase encodes MSAVIAVVGGFAFACGMVLQPTAPAPNHPTPRSWNADDLTIAYVGHASVLVELGGTRILTDPAFFDRIGVSVGPLTLGPKRVVRAALTPEELPPIDAVVVSHAHLDSLDLPSLRRLTKAPLLVVPARSRDLVETLGFPRVVELDWGERVGAGGVEIEAIEVDHWGKRWPWERWRGYNGYVFGYGATRVLFASDTAYTDKVGTVGRARGVTVAILGNGAYDPWISNHADPEQVWRMFEESGARYLIPIHWDTFRLGKEPLGDAMRRLLTAAGPQGDRVVIRGIGETWSMPMP; translated from the coding sequence GTGTCGGCGGTGATTGCCGTGGTGGGGGGGTTCGCGTTCGCGTGCGGCATGGTGCTCCAGCCAACCGCACCGGCCCCGAACCATCCGACACCCCGGAGTTGGAATGCGGACGATCTGACGATCGCATACGTCGGGCATGCCTCGGTGCTCGTGGAGCTGGGCGGGACGCGGATCCTCACCGACCCCGCATTCTTCGATAGGATCGGGGTGAGCGTCGGCCCGCTGACGCTCGGCCCGAAGCGCGTCGTCCGAGCGGCGCTCACGCCCGAGGAGCTTCCGCCAATCGACGCCGTCGTCGTGAGCCATGCCCACCTCGACAGCCTCGATCTGCCGTCGCTGCGCCGGCTCACGAAGGCGCCGCTTTTGGTGGTTCCGGCACGGAGTAGGGACCTCGTGGAGACGCTTGGGTTCCCGCGGGTCGTCGAGCTCGACTGGGGCGAGCGGGTGGGGGCAGGCGGCGTCGAGATCGAGGCGATCGAGGTGGACCACTGGGGCAAGCGTTGGCCGTGGGAGCGCTGGCGCGGCTACAACGGTTACGTTTTCGGATATGGCGCGACGCGGGTGCTCTTCGCGAGCGATACTGCATACACCGACAAGGTCGGAACGGTCGGGCGAGCGCGCGGCGTGACGGTCGCGATTCTGGGGAACGGCGCCTACGATCCATGGATCAGCAATCACGCCGATCCGGAGCAGGTCTGGCGGATGTTCGAGGAGAGCGGGGCGCGGTATCTGATCCCGATCCATTGGGACACGTTCCGGCTCGGGAAAGAGCCACTCGGAGACGCCATGCGCCGACTGCTCACTGCCGCCGGGCCCCAGGGCGATCGGGTGGTCATCCGTGGCATCGGCGAGACCTGGTCGATGCCGATGCCGTGA
- a CDS encoding peptidyl-prolyl cis-trans isomerase yields MALTSTLALVSILFLSVATVQAADPTAKPSPGKNPSVLMKTSVGEITIELDQLQAPISVKNFLDYVDAKFYDGTIFHRVIPGFMIQGGGFTPNMQQKATKAPIKNEAGNGLKNAIGTIAMARTGIVDSATSQFFINVADNAQLNHRDESPAGFGYAVFGKVTAGMDVVKKIEAVKTTARPPHQNVPETPIVIESVTRVSNP; encoded by the coding sequence ATGGCACTGACTTCGACGCTTGCGCTCGTTTCGATCCTTTTTCTGTCGGTAGCGACGGTGCAAGCCGCCGATCCGACGGCGAAGCCGTCCCCGGGCAAGAATCCCTCGGTGCTGATGAAAACCTCGGTCGGTGAGATCACGATCGAGCTCGATCAGCTCCAAGCGCCGATCAGCGTCAAGAACTTCCTCGACTATGTGGATGCCAAGTTCTACGATGGCACGATCTTCCACCGTGTGATTCCCGGCTTCATGATCCAAGGCGGCGGCTTCACGCCGAACATGCAGCAGAAGGCGACCAAGGCTCCGATCAAGAACGAGGCCGGCAACGGGCTCAAGAATGCCATCGGGACGATCGCGATGGCGCGGACGGGTATCGTCGACAGCGCCACGTCGCAGTTCTTCATCAACGTGGCGGACAACGCGCAGCTGAACCACCGCGACGAATCGCCCGCCGGGTTCGGATACGCGGTCTTCGGCAAGGTCACTGCCGGTATGGACGTCGTGAAGAAGATCGAGGCTGTGAAGACCACCGCGCGGCCGCCGCACCAAAACGTTCCCGAGACGCCGATCGTGATCGAGTCGGTGACGCGCGTCTCGAATCCGTAG
- the bioB gene encoding biotin synthase BioB: protein MVVSRWGVYAERALAGEAPTWEEALAVLRAPDEDLRELLWSAFRVREHHWGRRVKLCMLRNARSGLCPEDCHYCSQSAVSTATIDTYRLLPTEDLVAGARAAAERGARRYCMVTSGRGPSARDIGQLTTATRAIRAEHPDLEICVSLGLLDEDQARELKAAGVGWVNHNLNTSARFHPEVCTTHTYEDRVRTVRAVKHAGLAVCCGGIVGMGERDEDVVDLAFALRELRVDSLPLNFLLSIDGTPLADAGPVAATRALRALALMRFTNPASDIRAAGGRERNLGSWQGLALYPANSVFIEGYLTTPGLGVLPTRRLIEEMGFAVEGEVEVVEDGVEAHV, encoded by the coding sequence CTGGTCGTGAGCCGCTGGGGCGTGTACGCCGAGCGGGCGCTCGCCGGCGAGGCTCCGACGTGGGAGGAAGCGCTCGCGGTCCTACGCGCGCCCGACGAGGACCTCAGGGAGCTCTTGTGGTCCGCGTTCCGCGTGCGCGAGCATCATTGGGGTCGCCGGGTGAAGCTCTGCATGCTGCGGAACGCGCGCAGCGGTCTCTGTCCGGAGGACTGCCACTACTGCTCGCAGTCGGCGGTCTCGACGGCCACGATCGATACGTACCGGCTGCTCCCGACCGAGGACCTCGTAGCCGGCGCCCGGGCGGCGGCGGAACGCGGCGCCCGGCGCTATTGCATGGTGACCAGCGGGCGGGGTCCAAGCGCGCGTGACATCGGTCAGTTGACCACGGCGACCCGAGCGATTCGCGCCGAACACCCGGATCTCGAGATCTGTGTGTCGCTCGGGCTCCTGGACGAAGACCAAGCGCGCGAGCTCAAAGCAGCCGGCGTCGGCTGGGTCAACCACAATCTCAACACGAGCGCCCGCTTCCACCCCGAGGTCTGCACGACGCACACCTACGAGGACCGTGTGCGTACGGTTCGCGCGGTGAAGCATGCCGGCCTCGCGGTGTGCTGCGGCGGCATCGTCGGCATGGGCGAGCGCGACGAGGACGTAGTGGACCTCGCATTCGCGTTGCGCGAGCTCCGGGTCGATTCGCTGCCGCTCAACTTCCTGCTATCGATCGACGGCACGCCGCTGGCGGACGCCGGTCCGGTCGCCGCGACCCGCGCGCTCCGAGCGCTCGCGCTGATGCGGTTCACCAATCCGGCGAGCGACATCCGTGCCGCCGGAGGTCGCGAGCGCAACCTCGGGAGTTGGCAGGGGCTGGCGCTCTACCCGGCGAACTCCGTTTTCATCGAGGGCTACCTGACGACGCCCGGGCTCGGGGTGCTTCCGACACGTCGGCTGATCGAGGAGATGGGCTTCGCGGTCGAAGGTGAGGTCGAGGTCGTCGAGGACGGCGTGGAGGCCCATGTCTGA